Part of the Elusimicrobiota bacterium genome is shown below.
GAGCCGAGCGATAAGAGCTCGATCCGTCGGGTCCGCCATCGCGACGGCCAGGACCTTCCCGTCGATGAACAACGGGAGAACGAGGTCTTCCCGGGCAAACACTTCCGGGACCATTGCCTTCAGGCCCTGATCTCTTTGCATCACGAGGATCCTGTTCGCGTGCGAAGCGTACGGTATCCCCAACTGTTTCGCCGTTTCGAGGGCAGTGCTTTCGTCGTCGTTCATCTTTCAGGCTCCAACGCCGTCCCTTTCTCGAGCATGTCGACAGCCAGAACGAGAGCTTCGCGGTGCCCATCGGTTTTCGACGGAGACCGACCCTTGGCGTCGGCGACCATGCGGCGGTAGTGATCCGGGTAGCGCTCCTTGGCGCCGATCAGCTCGCATGCCTGCGCGAAGGCTTCACGCTGCATCGACTCGCGTTCGACCTCTTTGGGAACAGCGGCGGATCGCGAGAGACTCTGGACCGACGCCATCAAGGGAGTCGGGTCCAGTCGTTTCTGCTCTTCATATTGGTGGCCGTACTCGTGGATCATCGTGGCTAGATAGGCTTGTTCGAATCGATAGTAGCTGCGTTTTCGCGTTTGGGCGCGTCGAAACGATCCCCATGGCGCGCAGCGTATGCTGTATTCAGCGACGATCCGCCGGTCATCCACCTCCATGACCGACGGTGGTCCGCCCGCGCAGCCCCACATTTCGTGCTCTTGCGGTCGCCTGTGGGGCAGCCGGTAGACTTGATACTTTCGCCAGCGCTTGATCTTGGGATAGGGGTAGGACAAGTTGCGAGAATAGATATAGAAATCGCTCGTGTCCTGCATGATGACATCCACGCCGGTGATCCCGCCAGGGAATAATCTTGCTTCGGTTTGCAGGGCTCCCGCTATCGCCGCCTCGAGCATGAGAAAATCCTTCTCGGTGGCCTTGTAGTCTTCAAGCGCCGGTCCGTAGAATTCCCGCTTTTCGGCGGCATATGCGGTCACGAGAAGGAGATTTGCGATCAGTAGCGCCGTTATCATGGCTTCATATCGATGCTTGCTCGCGATGCGCGTAACGCAGGGGCTGACCAGCGGCGGCTTCAACAGTCCAACCAAACGAGGCCGCCGGCTGGTCAAGCCAATGGTTCGGCCGGCCGAGGACGGCAAGAAGACGTTGTTCAATCATTTGTAGTGCGTGACCCTAAGAATGCGCCCGTCGTCTTTCGCGATTAGAGCTTCCGCCGTTCCGCCCTTCCATCCTTCCGGGAGCGTTCCTTCCACCGTCCAAACTCCTTTCGATAGCCGGGCGTGAAACGGCTTTTCGCTTTCAATCTTTTCCTTGCCGTAAATAGGATTCCAGACAGCCACGGCGATGGCGATTGCCGTCTCTTCGTTCGGAACGCAGCCTTCTTTGGAATTACACGGATCCTTCGGTGGTCCTTTTGCCGTTGCGGCCAGAGCCGTGCTGAGTGCAAGAGCTACAACGAGTCCTGCGGTCTTATTCATGCGCCTCCGCACTCCGTTCCGTTAATACTTGATGGGCCGCCGAACGAGTATTAGGCTGACCCGCTCAATTCCGGCATAGATTCGGCCATCCTCGGATTGTACAGCCAAAACCAATAAATATCCAGGATTTCGAGCCCGTCAGATAAGAGGCGATAGGCCGCCCGGCGGGGGGGGCGATTGTGTGGTGTCGATGGGTGGTTTGGGCCCAATTGGGGTGGGCCTTTCGGCAAATGGGAGGGGGACCGAAGGCTCAGGTAGATCAGGCGCAGGGGGGCTATTCTAAGGATGTGAAGAAGCATTGGTCCTCCTTAGTCGCCGTATGGCTCGCCCTCAATCCTCTCTCCGCCGTCGCCCAGACGAAGGTCGGCGCCGTCGCCGCCCAAGGCTCCTCCGCCGGCGCCGCGTCAGCGGCAATTTCTGCCGTTATTCCTGGGCCGACGACGAATGCCGTTCTGCCATCGAATTCCGTGTCGTTATCGGTTCAAGGCTTGTCGGCGGCACCCGTACCGACCGCGGTCAAGATATCCGCCGGCAACGCCGTTCAATCCGTTCTCCCGCTCGTCGCGCCCGCTTCCATCGAGGTCCGGTCCCGCAAGGTCACCCCCTCCGTTGCCGTTAAGATGGTCGTTAATCCGTTAAGCGTTCTCAAAACCGGCCCCGCCGTTCCCGTCACCCGCTCAGAAAAGGCCGTCGCGGTCGTCCGCGACGAAGTCGCGAACTGGAGCCCCCGTACCCCCGAGGACAGCGTCCTCGCTCCGTCGTTCCAGCGCTCGTTCTCGAGCCTTTCCCTGGTCCGGTCCGCCGCTTCGACCCCCGAATCCCGCGACGTCGTCCCCGCTCCCCGCGCCCCGGCTCCCGTCCCCGGACGCCCGGCCCTCTCGAAGTCGTTCCTCATCGCCGGCGCCTCTTTCGTCGGCGTCGCCCTGATCTCCGCGGCCGTCCCCGCTCTGATGCCCGCCGCTGTCGTCGTCTGGAAAGGCGCCTTCGCCTGGTCCGGCCTCGCCGCGATGGCCGCCTCCCGGTATTGGCGCTCCCCCGGTTCCGCCCCCGACGTTCCTCGCGGCCCTCCCGCCAAAGCGGGGGGCTCCTTCTCTTCTTTCAAGGCCGCCTGGGCCGCGGCCCGCGACAGCGCCGCCGCCCAGCGCTCGTTCGAGAAACGCGTCGGCGGTTCCTCGTGGTCGTCCTTCCGCGACTGGGCCCTCGGCGGCCTGCGCACTGGCCTGTACTGGATGGCTCCTTCCCTGCTTCTGATGCTCGTCGGCGCCGCCTTAGCCAAGGGCGGCATGCTCCTTCTCGGCCTCAAGGCCGCGGCCGCCGCTCCCGCCGCCGCCGCCATGATCCCCCTGACGGCTCTGCTGGGAACCTACCTGCCGATGGCGCTCGCCGCCGAGGCCGGCAGCGTCGCCCTGTTCTTCGGCGTCGCGGCCTTGGCCCGCAAGCTCGGCGCCGGCCGCGCCGCCCCGTGGCTCGCCGGAGCCGCCGCGCTCGGCGCGTCGGCCGCCGTGCTGATGACCTTGACCTCGGCCCCGTTCATCATCCTCGTGAGCCTCGCCCTCGAGGCCGGCGTGCTCTGGACCGCCTGGCGCTCGGATTCCTTCCTGGCGCCGCTGGCCCTGCGCTCCATCCTGACGATGTTCTCCCTCGAGGCCGCGCGCCTCGGCGCGTGGATCAAGTTCGGCGCCGCGGGCGCCCTCGTCGGCCTGCCCCCGGTGTGGGGTGGCGTCGCCGTGGCCGGGCTCGTCTTTCTCGCGTTCAAGCTCAAGTCCCCGGGCCTGCGCCTGAGCGAGATCGGCTCCTGGTGGAACGCCGAGGACGGGGCCCAGCGGCCGAAATCGCCCGGGCGCATCCTCTCGGCCGGCCTCGTCTGGGGCCTGGTCGTCTACGCCATCGGCGACCTGACCTTCTGGGCGATCAACGCCATCGCCCCGGGCGCCGAGCCCGCCCCCGGCATCCTCGCCAAGATGCTGACCGCGGGCGTGGACCTCGTGCTCTATAACTTCGTCATCGTCGGCCTGCTCGAGGAGTACGTGTTCCGGCGGGGCCTGTTCAAATCGATGAACGGCTGGCTCGACAAGCGGGGCCTGAAGCCCGGAAAAGCCTTCTGGACGGCCGCGATCGGCTCGGCCCTGATCTTCTCCGGCGTGCACTACATCGACTGGGGCGCGATGCTGGGCTGGTTCGGGCTGGGAGACCCCGCGGCCTCGTCCGGCCTCGCCGCCGGCGCCTACGCCTTCACTTGGGCGGGCTTCGTCGCGCGCTCGGTCCTCGGCGTCGTGCTGGCCTGGATGTACAAGCGCTCGGGCCTTCTGCTGATCCCCATCGTCGCCCACTTCTGGGCCGACTCGATGGAGGGCCTGGGCTTGGCCTTCGGTCTTCCCGTCTTCCTCGCGCTGGCCGCCGGCGCGCTGCTCCTGTCCTTCGTGTTCCGCCCGAAGGCGCTCACACCGAAGTCGTCCTGAACAGGGGCTCGAGCCAGGTCTTGTAGAGCGCGCGCGAGAGCGCGTACACGGAGTAGGACGTGAAGAACGCCGCGATCACGTCCACCGTGTAGTGGTTGCGCGAGAGCAGCACGCCCACCGCCATCACGATGGAGCCCCCGAGCATCAGGCGCTTGAGCCCCGGGGTCTTGAACCAGAGGAAGAAGAGGAACGGGATCGCGGTGTGCCCTGAGAACACGAACTCGTTGGTGAAGGTCCAGGTGCCGAGTATGCGCGAGAAGATCGCGTCGTGCAGCCTCATGTCCACCATGTCCGTCGGCGCCCCGATCGGCGACAGGAACACGAACGCGGTCCGCACCACCATGTACACCGTCAGGAGGAAAAGGAGGAAGGGGATGCGCCGCGGGTTATACGCGACGGCCGCGCCCGCCGCGTACAGATGGAGCCCGAACCAGCCCCAGGACAGGATCGGCAACGTGTTGACGAGCGGCAGACGCCTCAGCAGCCAGTCGTTGCCGACCGGCAAAGCGCGCTGATCCGCCACCCAGCCGAGCTTGGTATAGAGCGCGTAGGAGAGGCAGAACAGGAACAGGACGCCCGCCAAAGTGCCGATCCACCACTTGTAGTGGATCCCGTGCCATTCGTCTTTGATCTCGGCGATCTCTTTGCGCGCCGCTTTGGGAAGGAGCTTCCGGAGCTCCTGGATCTCCCGGGCGGAGTCGGTGAAGCGGCGCTCCAACTCCGCCAGCTTTTCCTCGAGGAGATTCTCGGCAGGGGGCATGCCCGGATGATATAAAATCTCGTCGTGGAGCCCACCTCGAGTCCTTCTCTCCTGTCGGAAGTCCGCGACTTCCTGTCAGGTTTAAAGAACGACTGGCCCGAGCTATTCGGCCCGCGAAAATCCGTCCGGCCGAAGGCCGAAGCTCCCGCCCCGATCGCCGTTCCCCAGACGCCCGTTCCCCGTAAGGCTCTCCCGTCCGTCCTCATCCCTTCCGTTGCCGTCGATGCTCCCCTGAAAGCCGGTCTTCCCGAGGAGGATCTTGTGGCGTTATTCCGTTCAAGGGCGGAGTACTGGGCCCCCTATTTGGGGGTAACCTTCAACCGAGTGAGCGTCAAGGACCAGCGCACGCTGTGGGGCTCTTGCACGAGAGAGGGCAACCTCAACTTCTCCTGGCGCCTGGCCCTCGCCCCGGATCCGGTCCTCGACTACCTGATCGTCCACGAGCTCTCCCATCGCGCCCAGATGAACCATTCCCGTCGTTTCTGGGCCGTCGTCGAGACTTTGTGCCCCGGTCACCGGTCCCACCGCCGCTGGCTGCGCAAGAACGGCCGCGCGCTCCACTCAGCGAAGCGGCTTTCTTGACCGCCAAGACGAGATAAAGCGGTCGGAGGGCTCCTCCATCGAACTGTTTCCGGAAACAGTTAGACGGGCTTGACTCTCCCCGAATGCGGGGTTACCCTAGTCGATAGATTATGATTCTTCGCTTGGCGGCAATCGCCTTTCTCGCGGCGGTCTCATCCGCCAAAAACATCGCTACTCCCGCCGGAGATTCCGCCGTTCGCCGCGTCTTGATGGAAGCGCGCGGCTCCGTTACACCTGCGAAGGGGATCAGTTCGTCGCTCCGAGAGCTCATCGACCCGATGCCGCCGGAGACGCGCGCCGCGGCCCGCGTCGGGCTCGACGCTCTCGATCGGGGCTCCCTGACCGACGCTGAGCTCGCCGACCTCAGTCGGGCGTATGTTCACCTCGGAGCTGCCGAGCCCGGCGTGCGGGCTGGTCTGACGCTGCAGGAGCGGGACCCGAAGGGCACCCAGGGACTGGTCCTTGCCGCCTCGGCGAAGCTCGAGCAGCGGGACTTCGCCGCGAGCGCCTCTTTGGCCGAGCAGGCCCTCAAGATCAACCCAAGTGATCTCGACGCCAGAGCTGTTCTTGAGATCTCCAAAGGGCGCGGCGCCCCGGTGAAGACCGCCGGCTCCGTCGTCCCGAGCGGAGAGGTCGGGGGCTTGAACCCGGAGCGTCCCCTCGACGAACGGCCGCTGAAGCCGGCCATCCGGCTCGGTCCCTCGTCCGCTCCACCCGAGGTCTACCATGACTCCACACAGACGTCATCTCGCGGCATGCCGTGGCTGCCTTATGCCTTGGGGGGAAGCCTTACGCTTATCGGCTTCGGCCTCGCACTCAAGCACGCCCGCGAAGAGGCCGGGGAATTCGTGCAGAAGACCGAGGATCAGGCGGTTGACCGAGCGGCTAATCTGTATTTCAAAGCAGAGGAATTCGTCAGAGAGAATCCCAAGACGACGATCGCCGCGGGCGTCGTCGCCGTCGCAGTCGCCGGTTGGTTGATTTTACCGGCGGCCGGAGTCGGGGGCGGGGGGATGATGCTCGCTGCGGCCGGCGGGCCCGCCGCGGGTTCCGTCGCCGCCGGGAGCGGTATCTCCGTGACACAAGCCGCTGTCGCAGGAGCGGTGGCGGCCGCCCCCCTGCTGATGCGGGCCGGCGCGGACACGGCTCGGGGCAGTGATGTGTCGCCGGATGAGCCCATCTCGTCGAATGGGCGGACGCCCGAGGACATCACCGAAAGTCAATGGAAGCGCATACGCGAGGTGATCAAGCGGATTCGTTCACAGGTCAAGAATCCGTATAAGAAGGACGGAACCCCATTCAAAAATCAGGGTCCGGGCCATCTGCCCGAGAGGCCGGATGGTTACTACACGGAATATACCGTTCCAGGCGCGGATGGGCAGAGAGGTCTTGAGAGGCTCATCGTTGGAGGCAAGGGAGAGATGTACTTCTCTCCCGATCACTACTATACTTTCATCCCCTTACCATGACATCTTACTCACGCCCTCTCTCCGATCGTCTCGCCGATTCCGAAAAAGAACACGTCTGCTGCCTTTCCTCGGATCGAGAGCGCGAAGCGCATGAAGCGGCCTCTCGATTGGGATTCCTTCATCAAACGATCGATTTGGCGGACTCGCTGAGCCCCTCGGGAATCATCGAGGCCTTCGGCAAGGCGCTCGAATTTCCCGAGCCCTACGGCCGTAATTGGGATGCCCTGATCGACTGCCTGCGTTATCTGCCGGATTCCACGGGCTATGTCCTGATCGTCAAATCCATCGATCGCCTTTGGAAGTCCGATCCTAACCTTTACTATAAACTGACCCACATCCTCAGGGACATCGGCCAAGAATCTCATTCCTGGAAGAACGAGCGCATACCCTTTAAGACGATTCTTTTGACCGAGGATTCGGAGCTTATCCGGGTCGTCGGATGCAGCCTCTAGCTCGCCGGCATGGCGCGCGGGCGGATCATGCGCGCTTGAGCAAGCGCGCCCAGCGCGCCTTGACCCACGCCATCCACCCGTCCACCGTCACGTACGCCGCCGGGATGAGGAACACCGTCATCGGCATCGCGAAGGTCAGGCCCCAGGCGAGAGCCAGCGCCATGGGCGCCACGAAGGGCTCGTAGCCGCCGAAGCCGTACGCCGTGGGGAACAGCCCCAGCAAGGTCGTGATCGAGCTCGCGAAGATGGCCCGCAGCCGTTCCGCCCCGGCGTCCACGGCGGCCTGCTCGACGGGCACCCCAGCGGCGCGCTTCTCGTTGATGAAGTTGACGATCACGATGGCGTTGTTGACGACGACGCCCGTCATCGCCACGACGCCGAGCATGGCCATGAACGACGCCGGCTGGCCGTGGACGAGCAGCGCGTAGACCACGCCGATCAGGCCGATCGGGACCGTCAGCAGGATGATGAAGGGCTGCACGTAGGAGCCGAAAAGCACGGCGAGGATCACGAAGTCGAGCATGACCGCGACGCCGAAGGAGCGGGCGAGCGAGCGCATCGACTTCGCGGTCTCCTCCTCCTCGCCGCCGTAGACCAGCTCGTAGCCGGGGAAGCGCTTCGGCACGTCGGCGAACTTCTCCTTCAGGAGGCGGTTGGCCTCGCGCGAGGTGACGACCTCCTCGTCCACGTCGGCGTAGACGGAGACCGCGGGCTTGTAGTTGTAGCGCGGCAGGAACGGGGCCCCGCGCTTCTCCTCGATGCGGGCCACGCGCGACAGGCGCACGGCCTGACCTTTCGGATTGAGGGCGTCGAGGCCGAGCAGGTCCTGCGGCGAGTCGCGCTGCTCGGGCTTCAGGCGCAGGCGTATCTCGACCTCCTCGTCGGGGAGCTGGATGCGGGAGGCCTTCATGCCGTCGACCGCGTAGAACAGGTCGCGCGCGATGCTCTCGGCGTCGACGCCGGCGAAGGCGGCCTCGATCTCGTCGGGGATCACGCGCCACTGCCACTTGCCGTCCTCGAGGGAGTCCCGGATGTCGGAGACGCCCTTCAGGGACTGGAGGTAGGCCCTGATCTCGAGGGCGATCTCGCGGTTGACCGCGGGCTCGCGCCCGCGCACGCGCACCATGATCGCCTCGCCTACGGGCGGTCCCGGGGCGAGCTCGTTGATGGTGACGCCGGCCGCGCCCGGCGGCAGGCCGATGCGGGCGCGCAGGTCGGCGACGATCTCCTTGGTGCGGCGCGGGCGCTTCTCCTCGGGGGTGAGGTACACGCGCACCTGGCCGTAGTTGGTGCCGAGGCGCTCCTGATCCTCCTGCCCCTTCAGCCCGACGGCCGCGGTCTGGACCTCGAGCTCGGAGGGAGGCAGGCCGGCGACGGCCTTCTCGACGTGCCGCACGGCGTCCTCGGTCGCCTCAAGGTTCGTCCCCGGGGGCATCTCGACCTGGATGAAGAACTGGTCGATGAGGCCCTCCGGGAAGAGGACGAACTTCAGGCGCCAGTAGGCGACGCCGGAGGTGAAGAGGAGGAAGGCGAGCAGCAGCAGCGCGAACTTGCCTCGGTGGGAGATCACCCAGGTGATCGCGCGGCGGTACCAGCCCACGCCGGCCAGGTACCAGCGCCCGCCCGCGCTCTCGCCGACGGGCTTGCCGAACGGCAGCAGCTCGAGGACGTGGCCGGGCAGGATGAAGAAGGCCTCGAACAGGCTCGCCGCGAAGCACATGATGACGACGACCGGGATCATGAACAGGAACTTGCCCATGATGCCGGTCATCATCGCGAACGGCAGGAACGCGCACGAGGAGACCATGACCGAGCCGAGCACGGGCCACATCACCTCGCGCGTGCCGTCCACGGCGGCGTCGAACGGCTCCTTGCCCCGCTCCAGGTGCTTGTAGATGTTCTCCGCGACGACGACGGAGTCGTCGTCGAGCATGCCGAGGACGATGATGAAGGCGAGCAGGGACATCAGGTTGAAGGTGAAGCCGAGCGGCACGGCGAAGACGAGGGCGGAGGCGAAGGAGATCGGCACGCCCAGCGCCGCGACCGCGGCCAGGCGCCAGTCGAGGAACAGGAACAGCGCGGCGAGGATCAGGAAGCCGCCCTGGAGCATGTTGCCGGTCATGACCTTGAGCCGGCGCTTGACGAAGAAGCTCACGTCGTCGGAGATCACGAGCTCCAGGCCCTTCGCCGCGGCCCGCGCGGCCTGTTCGTCGCGCAGCCTCATCACGCGCCCGGTCAGCTCGATCACGTCGGCGGACTTGTGCTTGCTGACGTGGAGCTCGATCGAGGGCTTGCCGCCGGCGCGCGTGCGGATGGCCCCTTCCGCGAAGCCGGCGGCGACGCGGGCGAGGTCGCGCACGCGCAGGTTCTCGCGCGCCTCGTTGCCGCGCACGACGATGGAGCCGACCTCCTCCGGGGTGAAGACGGCGCCGCGCACGCGCACCCAGTTCTCGAGGGTGCCGGCCCAGGTCGAGCCGGCCGAGCGGTCGACGTTGCGGCCGCGGATCGCGGCGGCGACCTCGCCCATGGTCAGGCGGTGGCGCGCGAGCTTCTCGCGGTCGACCTCGACCAGGACCTCCCGCTCGCGATCGCCCTTGAAGGCGACGCGGGAGACGCCGTCGAGCTCCTCGACCTGGTCCTTGAGCTCCTCGGCGAAGCGGTCCCGCTCCTCGTCCGTGCCGCCGGCGACGGAGAGGGTGATCAGCGGGCGGTCGGCGGTCAGCTCCTGGACGATCGGCTTGTCGGCGAGGTCGGGCAGGTCCTCGACGCGCTGGGCCGCCTGGTAGAGGTCGTTGACCGCCTTGTCCTTCTCGCGCTGGGTGAGGTCCTCGTCGAGGCGCAGCACGATGATGGAGAGGTTCTCGAGGGACCAGCTCTCCGCGCGGTCGACGCCGGAGACGCCACGGACCTGGTCCTCGATCTTGCGGGTGACGAGGGTCTCGACCTCCTCGGGGGAGGCGCCGGGATAGGGGGTGCTGACGAGGACGATGTCGAACTTGATGTCCGGGAAGGCCTCCCGGCGCGAGGTGAAGAAGTGCCAGCCGCCGATCACGCAGAGGACGAAGGTGATGAGGTTGGAGAGGACGGGGCGGCGGAGGAAGAACTGGATCACGGGCCTCCGGCGACGCCGGCCTGGCGGGCGAGCTCGAGGAGGGCGAGGGCCTCGTCGGTCTCGGCCCGCGTGAGCTCGGCGCGCGCGCGCCGCAGGTCCTGCTGGAAACGGACGAGCAGGTCCGTCGTGGCCCGGCCGCTGCGGAAGTCGGACTCGCCCGCGGCGAGCTTGTCGCGCTCGATCGCCTCGAGGCGGCGGGCGGCCGCGAGGCGGCGGCGGGACAGCGACAGGGTCTCCCGGCCGTCGCGCCAGGCGCGGCGGGCGGCGTTCTCGGCGCCGGCGAGCTCGGCCTCGGCGGCGGAGAGGGCGAGGGCCGCCTGGCGGCGCGTGAGCCGCTCCTGCCGGAAGGTCAGCGGGACGACGACGCTCATGCCCACCGCCGCGACGGGGTGACGCCAGCCGCGCATGTCGCTCCACGCGCCGCCGTAGGTCGAGTCGAGGCCGCCGAAGGCGTAGGACGCGTCGAGCGAGAGGTCCGGCAGGGCGTCGAGGTCCGCGACGCGCGCGGCCCACAGCAGCGCGTCGCGCCGGCTCCGGGCGCTCGCGAGGTCGGGGCGGGCGGCGAGCGCCTCGGTCTCGCCCGGGGGGAGGTCCGCGTCGGCGGGCAGCCCGCTCGGGGCGGCGGTCGAGACCTCGAGGTCCTGCGCCGGGCCCTCGGCGCGAAGGGCGGCGGAGAGCGCATGACGGGCCCGCTCGCGCGCGGAGAGGGCGAGCAGGAGCTCGGTCTCCGCCGACTCGAGGGCGGCCTGGGCCTGGAGCTTGTCCGAGGCCTCGGCGGTGCCGTAGCGGCGCTTCTCCTCGGTCCGCTTCAGGAGGAGCCGCGCGTCCGCCACCGCCTCCTCGCGGATGACCTGGAGCCGCTGGGCGGCGCGCAGCTCGATGACGGCGGAGGCGGCCGCCGACGCGGCGGCGGCGCGGGCGAGCGCGAAGTCGGCGGCGGCCGCGGCCGCGCCGGAGCGGGCGCGGGAGCGCCGGGCGACGTCGGGGCGGCCCCAGAAGTAGCGCAGCAGCCTCTGCTTGAGCTCGAACGCGAGGCGGGAGTCGACGGTCGGGTCGACCGGCCGGAAGGCCGACGGGTTGACGAGGCGCTCGCCGCGCCAGACGAGCTTCGCCTCGGTGCCGAGCAGGGTCGTCTGGGACAGCCCCGTCTCCCAGCGCTCGGTGCGCGCGCGCGCGCCCTGGAACGCGGGCGCCGTTCGCGGCGCGCGGTCGTCCTGATAGGAGTAGGAGCCGAGCGCCTTGGGGTCGAGGTTCGAGAGCAGCAGCGGCTCCTCGAGGGCGGCCGAATCGCGGCGCGCGCGCGCGGCGGCCGCCTCGGGGGAGCGCTCGACGGCGAGGCGCATCGCCTCGGGCAGGGTCAGCGGCGCGGCCGAGGCCGCGGCGGCGAGGGCGACGGCGAGTCCGGCGAGCATCGTCGTCCTAGTCCTCCAGCTTCTTGATGATCTCGGGCACGTCGGCCGCGGTCACCCCGGAGAGCCATTCCCCGCCGGGATAGACGAAGGCGTTGGGGCCCTGCTCGCACAGGTCGAGGCAGCCTGATTTCGCGACGCGCACCTTGCCCTTGAGGCCCTTCTCCTTGACCGCGTGCTTGAGCGACTCGCACAGCTCGACTCCGCCGCGGCCGGGGTTCCCGCAGGCGACGCGCCCGCCATGGCGGACGTTCACGCAGACGAAGACGGTCTTCTTGAAGGGAACGGGCTTCTTGTCCATGAGGGGATTATAGCGCGACGGGGAGGGCTTCGGCGGCGTGCTGACGCGCCTCCTGGGTGAGGCGAGCGGTCCAGACCGCCCCGGAGAACGAGCACGCCAGCCCGATGATCTGGACGCCCTGGATCGCGTCCCGGCCGAGGGCCCAGGAGAACACGAGGGTCAGCGCCGGGTAGGAGAGCATGAAGGTCGTCGCCTTGGAGAGGTCCATGTTGCGGATCGCCATGTACCAGAGGACGAAGTTCAGAGACGACATGAGCAGGCCCTGCAGAACGAGGAAGCCGAGCGCCTCGGGCGACCAGGACCAGCGGCCGTCGTGGAGGAGCGTCCACAGGCAGACCGGGATCATCGTCAGGATGCCGTAGAACACGCGCCCGCCGGACAAGGTCAGCGCGTCGAGGTCCCGGGGAAGGCGCTTGGCGAAGATGTGCGAGAGCTGATACAGCCACGGCGTGCAGAGGATCATCAGGTCGCCCTTCCAGCGCGGCGAGGAGAGGTCGTGCATCATGACGAGGCCGGTGCCGCTCATGACCAGGAGTGCCGCGAGCGTGAGCTTGAGCGTGGGCCGCTCGCCGAGCAGCCACGCGGTCAGCGCGGCCGAGTAGAGGACCTCGACCTGGGCGACGATCGCGGCGTTGGCGGGGGTCGTGTGCGCGAGTGCGGAGATATAGATGACCGTGGCCGCGCCGCTGCACAGTCCCATCATCGCCAGCGACGGGGCGATCTCCCGCGCG
Proteins encoded:
- a CDS encoding YbbC/YhhH family protein encodes the protein MNKTAGLVVALALSTALAATAKGPPKDPCNSKEGCVPNEETAIAIAVAVWNPIYGKEKIESEKPFHARLSKGVWTVEGTLPEGWKGGTAEALIAKDDGRILRVTHYK
- a CDS encoding CPBP family intramembrane metalloprotease; amino-acid sequence: MKKHWSSLVAVWLALNPLSAVAQTKVGAVAAQGSSAGAASAAISAVIPGPTTNAVLPSNSVSLSVQGLSAAPVPTAVKISAGNAVQSVLPLVAPASIEVRSRKVTPSVAVKMVVNPLSVLKTGPAVPVTRSEKAVAVVRDEVANWSPRTPEDSVLAPSFQRSFSSLSLVRSAASTPESRDVVPAPRAPAPVPGRPALSKSFLIAGASFVGVALISAAVPALMPAAVVVWKGAFAWSGLAAMAASRYWRSPGSAPDVPRGPPAKAGGSFSSFKAAWAAARDSAAAQRSFEKRVGGSSWSSFRDWALGGLRTGLYWMAPSLLLMLVGAALAKGGMLLLGLKAAAAAPAAAAMIPLTALLGTYLPMALAAEAGSVALFFGVAALARKLGAGRAAPWLAGAAALGASAAVLMTLTSAPFIILVSLALEAGVLWTAWRSDSFLAPLALRSILTMFSLEAARLGAWIKFGAAGALVGLPPVWGGVAVAGLVFLAFKLKSPGLRLSEIGSWWNAEDGAQRPKSPGRILSAGLVWGLVVYAIGDLTFWAINAIAPGAEPAPGILAKMLTAGVDLVLYNFVIVGLLEEYVFRRGLFKSMNGWLDKRGLKPGKAFWTAAIGSALIFSGVHYIDWGAMLGWFGLGDPAASSGLAAGAYAFTWAGFVARSVLGVVLAWMYKRSGLLLIPIVAHFWADSMEGLGLAFGLPVFLALAAGALLLSFVFRPKALTPKSS
- a CDS encoding M48 family metallopeptidase: MALFRSRAEYWAPYLGVTFNRVSVKDQRTLWGSCTREGNLNFSWRLALAPDPVLDYLIVHELSHRAQMNHSRRFWAVVETLCPGHRSHRRWLRKNGRALHSAKRLS
- a CDS encoding barstar family protein produces the protein MTSYSRPLSDRLADSEKEHVCCLSSDREREAHEAASRLGFLHQTIDLADSLSPSGIIEAFGKALEFPEPYGRNWDALIDCLRYLPDSTGYVLIVKSIDRLWKSDPNLYYKLTHILRDIGQESHSWKNERIPFKTILLTEDSELIRVVGCSL
- a CDS encoding efflux RND transporter permease subunit — protein: MIQFFLRRPVLSNLITFVLCVIGGWHFFTSRREAFPDIKFDIVLVSTPYPGASPEEVETLVTRKIEDQVRGVSGVDRAESWSLENLSIIVLRLDEDLTQREKDKAVNDLYQAAQRVEDLPDLADKPIVQELTADRPLITLSVAGGTDEERDRFAEELKDQVEELDGVSRVAFKGDREREVLVEVDREKLARHRLTMGEVAAAIRGRNVDRSAGSTWAGTLENWVRVRGAVFTPEEVGSIVVRGNEARENLRVRDLARVAAGFAEGAIRTRAGGKPSIELHVSKHKSADVIELTGRVMRLRDEQAARAAAKGLELVISDDVSFFVKRRLKVMTGNMLQGGFLILAALFLFLDWRLAAVAALGVPISFASALVFAVPLGFTFNLMSLLAFIIVLGMLDDDSVVVAENIYKHLERGKEPFDAAVDGTREVMWPVLGSVMVSSCAFLPFAMMTGIMGKFLFMIPVVVIMCFAASLFEAFFILPGHVLELLPFGKPVGESAGGRWYLAGVGWYRRAITWVISHRGKFALLLLAFLLFTSGVAYWRLKFVLFPEGLIDQFFIQVEMPPGTNLEATEDAVRHVEKAVAGLPPSELEVQTAAVGLKGQEDQERLGTNYGQVRVYLTPEEKRPRRTKEIVADLRARIGLPPGAAGVTINELAPGPPVGEAIMVRVRGREPAVNREIALEIRAYLQSLKGVSDIRDSLEDGKWQWRVIPDEIEAAFAGVDAESIARDLFYAVDGMKASRIQLPDEEVEIRLRLKPEQRDSPQDLLGLDALNPKGQAVRLSRVARIEEKRGAPFLPRYNYKPAVSVYADVDEEVVTSREANRLLKEKFADVPKRFPGYELVYGGEEEETAKSMRSLARSFGVAVMLDFVILAVLFGSYVQPFIILLTVPIGLIGVVYALLVHGQPASFMAMLGVVAMTGVVVNNAIVIVNFINEKRAAGVPVEQAAVDAGAERLRAIFASSITTLLGLFPTAYGFGGYEPFVAPMALALAWGLTFAMPMTVFLIPAAYVTVDGWMAWVKARWARLLKRA
- a CDS encoding TolC family protein → MLAGLAVALAAAASAAPLTLPEAMRLAVERSPEAAAARARRDSAALEEPLLLSNLDPKALGSYSYQDDRAPRTAPAFQGARARTERWETGLSQTTLLGTEAKLVWRGERLVNPSAFRPVDPTVDSRLAFELKQRLLRYFWGRPDVARRSRARSGAAAAAADFALARAAAASAAASAVIELRAAQRLQVIREEAVADARLLLKRTEEKRRYGTAEASDKLQAQAALESAETELLLALSARERARHALSAALRAEGPAQDLEVSTAAPSGLPADADLPPGETEALAARPDLASARSRRDALLWAARVADLDALPDLSLDASYAFGGLDSTYGGAWSDMRGWRHPVAAVGMSVVVPLTFRQERLTRRQAALALSAAEAELAGAENAARRAWRDGRETLSLSRRRLAAARRLEAIERDKLAAGESDFRSGRATTDLLVRFQQDLRRARAELTRAETDEALALLELARQAGVAGGP
- a CDS encoding (2Fe-2S) ferredoxin domain-containing protein, translated to MDKKPVPFKKTVFVCVNVRHGGRVACGNPGRGGVELCESLKHAVKEKGLKGKVRVAKSGCLDLCEQGPNAFVYPGGEWLSGVTAADVPEIIKKLED